One genomic region from Deltaproteobacteria bacterium encodes:
- a CDS encoding carboxymuconolactone decarboxylase family protein: MRLSKPRIEPLDPKTAPPEAREQLEKLAGGGLFNGRILNIFGTLAHHPELMRRWLVFGNHILGKSTLPERERELAILRVGYRCKSEYEWGQHVLIAKRCGISDDEIARVAAGPNAAGWSAADAAVLCAADELHDDQMISDGTWAELAKTWDRQQLMDLVFTIGQYHLVAMALNTFGVQRDPGVPPLP, from the coding sequence ATGCGCCTCTCGAAGCCTCGCATCGAGCCCCTCGACCCGAAGACCGCGCCGCCCGAAGCGCGCGAGCAGCTCGAGAAGCTCGCGGGCGGCGGCCTGTTCAACGGCCGCATCCTCAACATCTTCGGCACGCTCGCGCATCATCCCGAGCTGATGCGGCGCTGGCTCGTGTTCGGCAACCACATCCTCGGCAAGTCGACGCTGCCCGAGCGCGAGCGCGAACTCGCGATCCTGCGCGTCGGCTACCGCTGCAAGAGCGAGTACGAGTGGGGCCAGCACGTGCTGATCGCGAAGCGCTGCGGCATCTCCGACGACGAGATCGCGCGCGTCGCGGCGGGTCCCAACGCGGCGGGCTGGAGCGCGGCGGACGCCGCGGTGCTGTGCGCCGCCGACGAGCTGCACGACGACCAGATGATCTCCGACGGCACCTGGGCCGAGCTCGCGAAGACGTGGGATCGCCAGCAGCTGATGGACCTCGTCTTCACGATCGGGCAGTACCACCTCGTCGCGATGGCGCTGAACACGTTCGGCGTGCAGCGCGACCCGGGCGTTCCGCCACTGCCTTGA
- a CDS encoding FAD-dependent oxidoreductase, producing MHVAIVGAGIAGLGAALALGRAGHRVTLLERDATPLPETPGLAFERWERRGAPQVKHSHAFLARLRNLLRDRAPDVLAALLAAGAEELPLSNLLRPGIDDPAPKPGDDDLTLLACRRITFEWVLHRLVERERNVTFRDGCEVRGLVVAGELAGKPRVAGLRVRVRSGEEVLAADLVVDASGRRSPLARWLDAAGLPKLRETSEPCGVYYCSRFYELRDGITPPERETTIGADLGYLKYAIFHGDSRIFSITFAAAPEDKPLRALLREAPFEAAARQFPVIARWIDPAIAQPITTVFGMDGLRNTRRTLCKDAEPRVAGVVLLGDAAIHTNPLYGRGCTFALLHAWMLADALSEGGGDVLAVARALEAATEREIVPWYAAALAQDRDAAAWAAKLREEPRPGGEKPGAVDPRAYFRDLMQRGLVPALRLDATVLRAFSRGFNLLDAPGDLMKRPDLLQRVLKVYQAREQREEPYLGPGRAELIAALATP from the coding sequence ATGCACGTCGCGATCGTCGGCGCTGGCATCGCAGGGCTCGGGGCCGCGCTCGCGCTCGGCCGCGCGGGACATCGCGTGACGCTGCTCGAGCGCGACGCGACGCCGCTGCCCGAGACGCCAGGCCTCGCCTTCGAGCGCTGGGAGCGCCGCGGCGCGCCGCAGGTGAAGCACTCGCACGCGTTCCTCGCGCGTCTGCGCAACTTGTTGCGGGATCGAGCGCCCGACGTGCTTGCGGCGCTGCTGGCCGCGGGAGCCGAGGAGCTCCCGCTGTCGAATTTGCTGCGGCCCGGGATCGACGACCCCGCACCGAAGCCGGGCGACGACGACCTCACGCTGCTCGCCTGCCGGCGCATCACGTTCGAGTGGGTGCTGCACCGCCTGGTGGAGCGCGAGCGCAACGTCACGTTCCGCGATGGCTGCGAGGTGCGCGGCCTCGTCGTGGCGGGCGAGCTCGCGGGAAAGCCGCGCGTCGCGGGATTGCGCGTGCGCGTCCGGAGCGGGGAGGAAGTGCTCGCCGCCGACCTCGTCGTCGATGCGAGCGGACGACGCTCGCCGCTCGCGCGCTGGCTCGACGCTGCGGGCCTCCCGAAGCTCCGCGAGACGAGCGAGCCGTGCGGGGTCTACTACTGCTCGCGCTTCTACGAGCTGCGCGACGGGATCACGCCGCCCGAGCGCGAGACCACGATCGGGGCGGACCTCGGCTACCTCAAGTACGCGATCTTTCACGGCGACAGCCGCATCTTCTCGATCACGTTTGCCGCGGCGCCCGAAGACAAGCCGCTGCGCGCGCTGCTGCGCGAGGCGCCGTTCGAGGCCGCAGCGCGCCAGTTTCCCGTGATCGCGCGCTGGATCGATCCCGCGATTGCGCAGCCGATCACGACCGTGTTCGGCATGGACGGCCTGCGCAACACGCGGCGCACGCTGTGCAAGGACGCGGAGCCGCGCGTGGCGGGCGTCGTGTTGTTAGGGGACGCCGCGATCCACACGAACCCGCTCTACGGACGCGGCTGCACCTTCGCGCTGCTGCACGCCTGGATGCTCGCGGACGCGCTCAGCGAAGGCGGCGGCGACGTGCTCGCCGTTGCGCGCGCACTCGAAGCGGCGACCGAGCGCGAGATCGTGCCGTGGTACGCCGCGGCGCTCGCGCAAGACCGCGATGCTGCGGCGTGGGCGGCAAAGCTGCGCGAGGAGCCGCGCCCGGGCGGCGAGAAGCCTGGCGCCGTCGACCCGCGCGCCTACTTCCGCGATCTGATGCAGCGCGGCCTCGTGCCGGCGCTGCGCCTCGACGCGACGGTGCTGCGCGCGTTCTCGCGCGGGTTCAACTTGCTGGATGCGCCGGGCGACCTGATGAAGCGCCCGGACTTGTTGCAGCGCGTGTTGAAGGTCTACCAGGCGCGCGAGCAGCGCGAAGAGCCGTACCTTGGCCCCGGCCGCGCGGAGCTGATCGCCGCGCTCGCGACTCCCTGA
- a CDS encoding DUF4262 domain-containing protein, with product MESEADIDARVRADIAGHGWHLVLIPPDHGAAGWVHTIGLEQRFSHPELIVFGEDLSILAPLLNALGERVRAGTQLEAGTELSGVLQDLPIAFRAVDAKWTEAFLGNAAWHYQRDRVAALQCFWPDARGAFPWQPGFDESWRDEQPLLYERETHRALGEKMIAALRADGAL from the coding sequence GTGGAATCCGAAGCAGACATCGACGCGCGCGTGCGAGCCGACATCGCGGGGCACGGATGGCATCTCGTACTGATTCCGCCCGACCACGGCGCCGCAGGCTGGGTCCACACGATCGGGCTCGAGCAGCGCTTCTCGCATCCCGAGCTGATCGTGTTCGGCGAGGACCTCTCGATTCTTGCGCCACTGCTCAACGCGCTCGGCGAGCGCGTGCGTGCGGGAACGCAGCTCGAAGCCGGCACTGAGCTGAGCGGCGTGCTGCAGGATCTCCCCATCGCGTTCCGCGCGGTCGACGCGAAGTGGACCGAGGCGTTTCTCGGCAACGCCGCGTGGCACTACCAGCGCGACCGTGTGGCCGCACTCCAGTGCTTCTGGCCCGATGCGCGCGGCGCGTTCCCGTGGCAGCCGGGCTTCGACGAGTCGTGGCGCGACGAGCAGCCCCTGCTCTACGAGCGCGAGACGCACCGCGCGCTCGGCGAGAAGATGATCGCGGCGCTGCGCGCGGACGGCGCGCTGTGA